From the Triticum urartu cultivar G1812 chromosome 4, Tu2.1, whole genome shotgun sequence genome, the window ATGTCCTTTGTTTCTTGCTCAGTGATAACACATCAGGATTTAATAATTCAAAACGCAAACATTTATCGGTATGCTAAGCTCAAAAATGTTCACCGCATTGATAGATTGCTCTTTCTTTTTTGGGGTGTGAAAAGGTTAATTGATGTTGAAATGTTCATATGGTCTATGATAACACTTATAGTCCGTGTATGTTGCCTGACGGAAAGCACAAACTGTCCATAGGATGACTCCTAATTCCGTAAATACATTATCACTGGTATTGAATAGTCTCTTTCTTAGACTGCGCAATTTCTTATTGTCCTTCTGGTTCTTCAAACAGATTACCATGGTATACAATTAGGGAGCTCTACAATCATGAACAATATGCATAACTTACCCTTCttcagaatatatatatatatatatatatatataatgaatAGCCTACAGTTAATCTAACTCCATTTGACCAATCCCTGGTACTGATTTATAGCCCCCATCCATTTACTTATTTAGAAGTCACATTCCCATGAACCCAAAGTATGCACTAGAAGATCAAAGGACATCAAAAGGCAGGACAGTTGGCTGACTTTCAAGAACATGTCTAAACAAAGACTAATTTTACTAACTACTCACCAGTACACCCTCTGTGAGATCTTCGACGACCATGCTAAACTTGGAGCCAGAGTACTTTGATCTAGTCCCAACTCCTGAGCCCCCTCCCTTTGAGAAAAGCATTCCAAGTTCCCTTTCGACTTCACTGCAGAGCATATTACATGATAACACCGTGCTCATAATCAGTTAACCACCCAATTATGACCAACTAACTACCTGTAACAATAGCAAGAAAAACTCTCACCTGCGGTTCCTGCGGGTTTTCATTGTCCATAGTTGATTGTCTCTTCTAGCCAGCACGTAGACTGGCTTGGGCTGTTGTTCCCTCCATGGGTTTGTCTCCAACACTGAACCATCATGACGACATGGCACAGTTAGTAAACATTCAAACCTCCGCATTCGAAGGACAACTACCGTTAGTTTGTCACAAGAATTACTTGGATAATCATAAGAGCAGGGTCACTTGTTATGGCTTTAACCTTATGGTGTTATTTGTGACTTGGGACTTGTGAGCATGAGAACATCATAAGTCCATAACCCTTCTTCAGTCATTCAGCCATTTCACCACTAGGCCTAGTTTGCGGCGCTACAGAAGCAGCACAAGCACAACCACAGCTAGCAGATATATCGATTCAGCATTTGATGCAAAGGCAATACAAAATCACACCATCCAAGGCAAAAGATGAGGAAACAGACGTGACTGCAAGAGTTGATAATCGCGTGTACACATGTGTATACCCAGTCCCACAGACTCCCAATACCACCTCAAAGCACACAAATTCTCGAAACAGGATAGGAGTGAACGTACAAGCCTCAAACAGGGGTTGTTTTTGCTCACCTTAAGATTCATCGTGGCACGCAATTCTACCGTACACACAAAGATCACACTCAGGTCACGGGAGCTTAGGCTAGGCATTTCATCAAACACTAGACGCGGGGACCTAAACCTGCCGATCACCATTCACCAACCATAGAAGATAGATCTAATTGAAGTCGCTAAAGCTATACCCTGAGCAGATCAAGCCAGTAAGAACACGATCCAGGGCAAGGGCTAATGGTCTGGAGGAGTCGTACCGTCGTAGGCGAGAGAGTCGAGCGACTCCATGAGGTGGCGGCGCATGCCGTAGGCGCGGGAGGAGACGCGGCGCAGCAGCTCGCCGGAGGTCCCGGGGATgccgccgtccatccccatggcCCTCTCCACCTCCTCGTCGCCTCCCTCCGGGGACGGCGgcggagggggagggggagggggcctgGACGAGGCGGCGGCCACGACCGCGCGGCGGTGCGTGGCGGCGAGGCGCGGCCGCGGCGCCGGGAAGGAGAGGAGGTTGCTGGCCAGGGTGGTGGCCGCCGGCGACGGCGTCGGCGGGGGCGGGAGCGACGGCAGGGATGCTGCCATTTTTACGGTCCTAGCGGAGCAGAGGAAGGCGGGGGGAGTTGGAGTGGAACAGGGGAGGGTAGGAAGTGGAAGCGGAACGTGGACACGGCACGGCAGCTACGGTCTCCTCGTGTTGTGGAGATTTTTTCTACCGCGGTCGCGGTGGGCGGTGGATGTGTCCGGCGCGTTGGTTTGGCCGGGCCGGTGCCGTGCCACGACTCACGAGCGGCAGCGGCCGTGTTTTCCTTTTGCGCGGAGAAATTTCGCCATTCCAGTTCAGATTCAGCGTGGATAAATTTTTTATTTGTTTGAAATGGCGCCATAAAATTGTAACCAACCATTAATTGAGACGAAATTAGACTTTTTTTAACTGTCACCTGGGGGGGACTCCCCACCTGAATATATTTCAACGAAAAAATAACCAACACGGGTTTAGTTTAGGAGAGACGGGAGGAGAAAAAATCCCGCCACATTCCGTCTTGGACTTTTTGATCCGCTTTTCAGAGACGGTGAGACCAAAAGGTGAGATCAGAGATTACAGTTCGGATTACATCAAATGGGGGTTTGGACAACCCCTCCAGAAGTCCTG encodes:
- the LOC125552755 gene encoding uncharacterized protein LOC125552755 → MAASLPSLPPPPTPSPAATTLASNLLSFPAPRPRLAATHRRAVVAAASSRPPPPPPPPPSPEGGDEEVERAMGMDGGIPGTSGELLRRVSSRAYGMRRHLMESLDSLAYDVLETNPWREQQPKPVYVLARRDNQLWTMKTRRNRSEVERELGMLFSKGGGSGVGTRSKYSGSKFSMVVEDLTEGVLVFEDEDDAAKYCDVLQGGGQGCEGIAELEASSVFNMCRQMKALAVLFRRGRTPPTPQSLERDLRARNRSLED